The following proteins are encoded in a genomic region of Phycisphaera sp.:
- a CDS encoding DUF6268 family outer membrane beta-barrel protein: MRIAIAVCFIFAAPVAMAQSEEAPPEQPAQASAAPEAGPEDAQPQQPSRPRFLYKVGASIDAQSVPHIGGGGDATTVSTRTDFSITWLASQRTQMILDVSNEFAHYDFDGAFGLDPVDGAPFSSFTRQNFDLLVAHAIDRRWSVLAVGGVGVARERTADVGDSIVWRAGVGATYRVAPTVTLGVTVFAQSQLENDTEIFPIPQVDAEFQLAEQWTLKLATIGGAVLSYQATEELAFNLKAGYDERQFRLDDTDFAPDGVFQDKAIDLMLGVNWTPAPGVEVTAGVGSQLWRRFKVKDSDGNRLSRVETDPTLMLHAGLSYSF; this comes from the coding sequence ATGCGAATTGCCATCGCCGTCTGCTTCATATTCGCCGCGCCCGTGGCCATGGCCCAATCCGAGGAAGCTCCTCCCGAGCAGCCCGCGCAGGCATCGGCTGCGCCCGAAGCTGGCCCCGAGGACGCCCAGCCCCAGCAGCCGTCCCGGCCTCGATTTCTCTACAAGGTCGGCGCGTCCATCGACGCCCAGAGCGTGCCGCACATTGGCGGCGGGGGCGACGCCACGACCGTCAGCACGCGCACCGACTTCTCCATCACCTGGCTCGCCTCGCAGCGCACCCAGATGATCCTCGACGTCAGCAACGAGTTCGCCCACTACGACTTCGACGGGGCGTTCGGCCTCGACCCCGTCGACGGCGCGCCATTCAGCAGTTTCACCCGCCAGAACTTCGATCTGCTCGTCGCCCACGCCATTGACCGGCGATGGAGCGTGCTGGCCGTGGGCGGTGTCGGGGTCGCCCGCGAGCGCACCGCTGACGTGGGCGACTCCATCGTCTGGCGTGCTGGCGTGGGCGCCACCTACCGCGTTGCGCCAACCGTCACGCTGGGCGTGACCGTGTTCGCCCAGAGCCAGCTCGAGAACGACACCGAGATCTTCCCGATCCCCCAGGTCGACGCCGAGTTCCAGCTCGCCGAGCAATGGACCCTGAAGCTGGCCACCATCGGTGGCGCCGTCCTCTCGTACCAAGCCACCGAAGAGCTCGCCTTCAACCTCAAGGCCGGCTACGACGAGCGCCAATTCCGCCTGGACGACACCGATTTTGCGCCCGATGGCGTGTTCCAGGACAAGGCCATCGACCTCATGCTGGGCGTGAACTGGACGCCCGCGCCGGGGGTCGAGGTCACCGCCGGCGTGGGCTCGCAGCTCTGGCGGCGTTTTAAGGTCAAGGACAGCGACGGCAACCGCCTCAGCCGCGTCGAGACCGACCCCACGCTCATGCTCCACGCGGGCCTGTCGTACAGCTTCTGA
- a CDS encoding peptidylprolyl isomerase produces MGTHRALAGTLTGLRVVVAIVVLLALLPATTHAQLSPDRTYYGFDREVPVTVAMPEGQEGETSIVLFNARGDRVARAEVLPGRVDLASFFPILWDQTTPIVLYAQLFVGAEGGEGGEGDQANGTPVGAPLVVQPMVTPRRASTASGQIEWDNAPRIFSGLRIYVDKLLKLNTTEGTMVFRLRPDEAPNTVWHIRELAAGGFYTDIAFHRVLPTHPSGKPFVIQVGDPIATGNGGPGVFIDLEPSTLEHDFGVLSMARTPDPDSNGSQFFVALSREATVHLNGVYTAFGEAVEGAEAIVAIERTPLADARKGKPVEPPRITTAELVDAPPFGTGPEPVTRPVNPGAGER; encoded by the coding sequence ATGGGTACCCATCGAGCCCTGGCGGGCACGCTCACCGGCCTGCGAGTTGTTGTGGCCATCGTCGTGCTGCTGGCCTTGCTGCCAGCAACGACGCATGCCCAACTCTCTCCCGATCGCACGTACTACGGATTCGATCGTGAAGTCCCAGTCACGGTGGCCATGCCCGAGGGACAAGAGGGCGAGACCAGCATCGTGCTGTTCAACGCCAGGGGCGACCGGGTTGCGCGGGCCGAGGTGCTCCCCGGCCGGGTCGACCTTGCGAGCTTCTTCCCGATCCTTTGGGACCAGACAACGCCCATCGTGCTGTACGCGCAGCTCTTCGTAGGAGCCGAGGGTGGTGAGGGCGGCGAGGGCGATCAGGCCAATGGAACGCCCGTCGGTGCCCCGCTGGTTGTGCAGCCGATGGTCACGCCGAGGCGCGCTTCAACGGCCAGCGGCCAGATCGAGTGGGACAACGCACCTCGGATCTTCTCGGGCCTTCGTATTTATGTCGACAAGTTGCTGAAGCTGAACACCACGGAGGGCACGATGGTGTTCCGGCTCCGTCCCGACGAGGCGCCCAATACCGTGTGGCATATCCGCGAGTTGGCGGCCGGCGGCTTCTACACCGACATCGCCTTCCATCGTGTGCTCCCGACGCACCCCTCGGGCAAGCCGTTCGTCATCCAGGTGGGCGACCCGATCGCGACGGGCAACGGCGGGCCGGGTGTGTTCATCGATCTCGAACCCAGCACGCTCGAGCACGATTTCGGCGTGCTGTCGATGGCCCGGACCCCGGACCCCGATTCCAACGGCTCGCAATTCTTCGTCGCGCTCAGCCGCGAGGCGACGGTCCACCTCAACGGGGTGTACACGGCCTTTGGCGAAGCCGTCGAGGGAGCGGAGGCGATCGTGGCCATCGAGCGCACGCCCCTGGCCGACGCCCGGAAGGGCAAGCCGGTCGAGCCGCCCCGCATCACGACGGCCGAGCTGGTCGACGCGCCGCCCTTTGGCACCGGGCCCGAGCCCGTGACGCGGCCGGTCAATCCCGGCGCCGGCGAGCGATAG
- a CDS encoding DUF1559 domain-containing protein has protein sequence MDVMVSIAVITVLISLMMPAIWKATETAHRVVCSSNVRQIGIGMLMYADSNQDYIPPTTFYDPSENRAEQMLILRLSGVSSAPTDFSPETGGWDGLGLLYHGEYLDNAACFYCPSHDGAHPISEYSDSFGDIPAIVVGNYQYRGAGPDGQRHLGKIEPRRTALIADGMRLRSDYNHNDGSNVMRADLSVTWFRDYGGRILSRLPLDEASARSSIVMEAWDLIDRQLDGGGSDRGDSGSPRVN, from the coding sequence GTGGACGTCATGGTCTCGATCGCGGTTATTACGGTGCTTATTTCGTTGATGATGCCCGCGATCTGGAAGGCCACCGAGACCGCCCACCGCGTCGTGTGCTCGTCCAACGTTCGGCAGATCGGCATTGGTATGCTGATGTACGCCGACTCGAATCAGGACTACATCCCCCCCACCACGTTTTATGACCCCTCGGAGAATCGGGCCGAGCAAATGCTCATCTTGCGGCTTTCGGGCGTGTCGTCGGCCCCAACCGATTTCAGTCCCGAAACCGGAGGCTGGGACGGGCTGGGCCTGCTCTACCATGGCGAGTATCTTGACAACGCCGCGTGCTTCTATTGCCCCTCGCACGATGGCGCGCACCCGATTTCGGAGTATTCGGATAGCTTTGGTGACATTCCGGCGATCGTTGTTGGCAACTACCAATACCGCGGAGCGGGTCCCGATGGCCAACGCCACTTGGGCAAGATCGAACCCCGCCGCACGGCCCTCATCGCTGATGGCATGCGTCTCCGCAGCGACTACAACCACAACGACGGATCCAACGTCATGCGCGCCGATCTCTCGGTGACATGGTTCCGTGATTACGGTGGCAGGATCTTGTCCCGCTTGCCCCTCGATGAGGCCAGTGCCCGGTCGTCGATTGTTATGGAAGCCTGGGATCTCATCGACCGCCAGTTGGATGGCGGAGGATCAGACCGGGGCGATTCGGGTTCACCCAGAGTCAACTGA
- a CDS encoding sigma-70 family RNA polymerase sigma factor, with translation MSRVATGEEAALGDLYDRFGSLVYRMAYQTMPTRADAEDAVQEIFVRLWKTADRYDPKRAALVTWVMLLSRRHLVDRLRRSQARLKTTALGDSSGNMPGDGSGEMKHLEQDERYRDVLELVKTLPELQQRVVVRAYLGGQTLRQIGEELDTPIGTVKSALSRALVRLRERAVEESAT, from the coding sequence ATGAGCCGAGTCGCGACCGGTGAGGAGGCCGCCTTAGGCGATCTTTACGACCGCTTCGGCTCGCTCGTGTATCGGATGGCCTACCAGACCATGCCCACGCGGGCCGACGCTGAGGATGCCGTCCAAGAGATCTTCGTCCGCCTCTGGAAGACCGCCGACCGCTACGACCCCAAGCGGGCCGCCCTGGTGACCTGGGTCATGCTGCTCAGCCGGCGGCACCTCGTCGACCGGCTCCGTCGGAGCCAGGCGAGGCTGAAGACGACCGCATTAGGGGATTCCAGCGGCAACATGCCCGGCGATGGATCGGGCGAAATGAAGCATCTGGAGCAAGACGAGCGTTATCGAGACGTTCTCGAACTCGTAAAGACCTTGCCCGAACTGCAACAGCGCGTGGTGGTTCGTGCGTATCTAGGGGGGCAGACGCTCCGGCAGATTGGCGAGGAATTGGACACGCCCATCGGCACGGTCAAGTCCGCTCTGAGCAGAGCGCTGGTACGTCTCCGAGAGAGAGCTGTCGAGGAATCCGCCACATGA
- a CDS encoding EVE domain-containing protein yields the protein MAMWLIKTEPGDYSWDDMVKDKRTAWTGVANNAARMHMRATRKGDEAFFYHTGDDKAIMGVVKIVTNPYEDPSDPGLNGKGEMKAPLFDVSAGKKAKTPVTLKEIKADDRFQDFELVRQARLSVLPVPAKLEKIIRQMAGL from the coding sequence ATGGCGATGTGGCTGATCAAGACCGAGCCTGGCGATTACTCGTGGGACGACATGGTGAAGGACAAACGCACCGCGTGGACGGGCGTGGCCAACAACGCTGCCCGCATGCACATGCGCGCCACGCGCAAGGGCGATGAGGCGTTCTTCTACCACACGGGCGACGACAAGGCCATCATGGGCGTGGTCAAGATCGTCACAAATCCCTACGAGGATCCGTCCGACCCGGGCCTCAACGGCAAAGGCGAGATGAAGGCGCCGCTGTTCGACGTGTCGGCCGGCAAGAAGGCCAAGACGCCCGTGACGCTCAAGGAGATCAAGGCCGACGATCGCTTCCAGGACTTCGAGCTCGTGCGACAGGCGAGGCTCAGCGTGCTGCCGGTGCCGGCCAAGCTCGAGAAGATCATCCGGCAGATGGCGGGCCTGTAG
- a CDS encoding MotA/TolQ/ExbB proton channel family protein, translated as MEALLTAIRHWFDVGGWVMLPLALVSLLGLTVVFERSLFWARLTGPAVRTRTSKLAAKLRQGEFAGVIKSTAERRDPYSRLARDLSGDVTEPIGEAQSREAIEAQRYAVERFQGTLSIIITAAPMLGILGTVTGIITSFAAIGEAGDSDPRLVAGGIAQALYTTAFGLAIAVAALFPYAIFKGLADRALTRLELLAASAMEGSAKTKPTGPPSAG; from the coding sequence GTGGAAGCCCTTCTCACCGCCATCAGGCATTGGTTCGACGTCGGCGGCTGGGTCATGCTGCCGCTGGCCCTGGTCAGCCTGCTGGGGCTCACGGTGGTGTTCGAGCGATCGCTGTTCTGGGCCAGGCTTACCGGGCCGGCGGTCCGCACGCGCACCTCCAAGCTGGCGGCCAAGCTGCGGCAGGGTGAATTCGCCGGCGTCATCAAATCGACAGCAGAGCGGCGAGACCCGTACTCCCGGCTCGCGCGAGATCTCTCTGGGGACGTCACCGAACCCATCGGCGAGGCCCAGTCCCGCGAGGCGATTGAGGCCCAGCGGTACGCCGTCGAACGGTTCCAGGGGACGCTGAGCATCATCATCACCGCGGCCCCGATGCTGGGCATCTTGGGAACGGTCACGGGCATCATCACGAGCTTCGCGGCCATCGGCGAGGCGGGCGACAGCGACCCGAGACTGGTGGCCGGCGGCATCGCTCAGGCGCTGTACACCACGGCCTTCGGCCTGGCGATCGCCGTCGCGGCGCTCTTCCCCTACGCGATCTTCAAGGGGCTGGCCGATCGGGCGCTGACTCGGCTGGAACTCCTAGCCGCGTCGGCGATGGAAGGGTCCGCCAAAACGAAGCCTACAGGCCCGCCATCTGCCGGATGA
- a CDS encoding polyprenyl synthetase family protein codes for MTGQPAPQLDALEARMQSRVAELASLVDGELSEVIDAVCQSAPMHEAARYAVLVGGKRLRPALTLMSARACGGDTKAALPAAVAVELVHAFSLVHDDMPCMDDDDLRRGKPTLHVHADEATALLAGDSMLNAAYWTLAHRVSDPALSGVLIGELADASARMIDGQTLDSLGGFDQSVSDDEERLRLIHRWKTGALLRAACRMGAISTKASEANLDAITRYAEAVGLMFQVVDDLIDVEQSTEQAGKRTGKDAEAGKLTFPGVLGVEASRAEVAKLLNECLSVIEPMGEGGGDLADLARVLASRTR; via the coding sequence ATGACCGGCCAGCCCGCGCCCCAACTCGATGCCCTGGAAGCCCGCATGCAGTCGCGCGTGGCTGAGTTGGCGTCGCTGGTGGATGGTGAGTTGAGCGAGGTCATCGACGCCGTCTGCCAATCGGCACCCATGCACGAGGCGGCCCGCTACGCCGTCCTGGTCGGTGGCAAGCGGTTGCGCCCGGCCCTTACCCTCATGTCCGCCAGGGCCTGCGGCGGAGACACCAAGGCCGCCCTGCCCGCCGCCGTTGCGGTCGAACTCGTCCACGCCTTCAGCCTCGTCCACGACGACATGCCCTGCATGGACGACGACGATCTGCGGCGGGGCAAGCCCACCCTGCACGTGCACGCGGACGAGGCCACCGCCCTGCTCGCCGGCGATTCCATGCTCAACGCGGCCTATTGGACGTTGGCGCATCGCGTGAGCGACCCCGCCCTCTCGGGCGTGCTCATCGGCGAATTGGCCGACGCCAGCGCCCGGATGATCGACGGCCAGACCCTCGACTCGCTGGGCGGGTTCGATCAGAGCGTGTCGGATGATGAGGAGCGGTTGCGGCTGATCCACCGCTGGAAAACGGGCGCGTTGCTCCGGGCAGCCTGCCGGATGGGCGCGATCAGCACGAAGGCCAGCGAGGCCAACCTCGATGCCATCACCCGATACGCCGAGGCGGTGGGGTTGATGTTCCAGGTGGTCGACGACCTGATCGATGTCGAGCAATCGACCGAACAGGCGGGCAAGCGCACGGGTAAGGATGCCGAGGCCGGCAAGCTGACTTTTCCCGGCGTGCTGGGGGTCGAGGCATCGCGAGCCGAAGTCGCCAAATTGCTGAACGAGTGCCTGTCGGTGATCGAGCCGATGGGCGAGGGTGGTGGAGATCTGGCCGATCTGGCACGTGTGCTGGCCAGCCGAACGCGATGA
- the dxs gene encoding 1-deoxy-D-xylulose-5-phosphate synthase — protein MALLDTLTGPGSLREMSMDQLEQLAGEIRAAICEQVSRTGGHLAPNLGVVELTIAMHRVFDFGWDRLLFDVGHQCYPHKLLTGRLPLLSKLRTREGMGGFPEPDESKYDLFRVGHAGTGISTAVGMARGDTLNGEAYDPKTRKDGRRVVTLIGDSSIVNGVAMEGLNNAGTLKRQMLVVLNDNGMSIAGPQGALAQHFDRVRVSHTYTGLKKNAKELLKGVPGGEAIRDAYHRMGEAAKAMVGDGAPENTWFEHFGLLTVGPIDGHHLPTLIEFLETVKDLDRPCVLHVKTVKGKGFAFAEGDARTFHSPQPFTASEGQELESEGCKVVVKSGGRSFTSAFGDALVDLMERDESVVACTAAMPDGTGTTPAMEKFPSRVWDTGICESHALDMMAGLAKTGSKPFFAVYSTFLQRAYDQAFQEASLQGLPVRLCLDRAGLVGGDGAVHHGFADVSLLRTLPDAAIMAAIDESSLIASLEFMREYDRGLSSVRYPRDDVSDRFADSCPPFELGKARLLTEPSEKPDAAILAFGVPALAAVQAAEAMAGDASIAVYDARFAKPVDRSLIRELVEAGVPILTLEEHTLLGGFGSAVLEAIEEMGLRNADVRRHGMPDRWIKQDSRKAQLAEVGLDAAGIEKQVRALLAVSSGAPEGVEV, from the coding sequence ATGGCACTACTGGACACGCTGACCGGCCCTGGAAGCCTGCGCGAGATGTCCATGGATCAGCTCGAGCAGCTGGCCGGCGAGATCCGGGCGGCCATCTGCGAGCAGGTCTCGCGCACCGGCGGCCACCTGGCACCCAACCTGGGCGTGGTCGAGCTGACCATCGCCATGCACCGCGTGTTCGATTTCGGCTGGGACCGCCTGCTGTTCGACGTCGGCCACCAGTGCTATCCCCACAAGCTGCTGACCGGCCGCCTGCCGCTCTTGAGCAAGCTGCGCACGCGCGAGGGCATGGGCGGCTTCCCCGAGCCCGACGAGAGCAAGTACGACCTCTTCCGCGTTGGCCACGCGGGAACCGGCATCTCCACCGCCGTGGGCATGGCTCGCGGCGACACGCTCAACGGCGAGGCGTACGACCCAAAGACCCGTAAAGATGGCCGCCGCGTCGTGACCCTGATCGGCGACTCGTCGATCGTCAACGGCGTCGCGATGGAGGGGCTCAACAACGCCGGCACATTAAAACGACAAATGCTGGTCGTGCTCAACGACAACGGCATGTCCATCGCCGGCCCGCAGGGGGCGCTCGCCCAGCACTTCGATCGGGTGCGCGTCAGCCACACCTATACCGGGCTCAAGAAGAACGCCAAGGAGTTGCTCAAGGGCGTGCCCGGCGGCGAGGCCATCCGCGACGCCTACCACCGCATGGGCGAGGCCGCCAAGGCCATGGTCGGCGACGGTGCCCCCGAGAACACCTGGTTCGAGCACTTCGGTCTGCTCACCGTCGGCCCCATCGACGGCCACCACCTGCCCACGCTTATCGAGTTCCTCGAAACGGTCAAGGACCTCGATCGGCCGTGCGTGCTGCACGTCAAGACCGTCAAGGGCAAGGGCTTCGCGTTCGCCGAGGGCGACGCGCGGACGTTCCACTCGCCCCAGCCGTTCACCGCGAGCGAGGGGCAGGAGCTCGAATCCGAGGGCTGCAAGGTCGTCGTCAAGAGCGGCGGGCGCAGCTTCACCAGCGCGTTCGGCGATGCCCTGGTCGACCTGATGGAGCGCGACGAGTCGGTCGTCGCCTGCACCGCCGCCATGCCCGACGGCACCGGCACGACGCCGGCGATGGAGAAGTTTCCCAGCCGAGTCTGGGACACGGGCATCTGCGAGAGCCACGCGCTCGACATGATGGCGGGCCTGGCCAAGACCGGATCCAAGCCCTTCTTCGCGGTGTACAGCACATTCCTGCAGCGGGCCTATGACCAGGCCTTCCAGGAGGCTTCGCTCCAGGGACTGCCGGTGCGGCTGTGCCTCGATCGTGCTGGTTTGGTGGGCGGCGACGGAGCGGTGCATCACGGCTTTGCCGATGTCTCGCTCCTGCGCACGCTGCCCGACGCGGCCATCATGGCCGCCATCGACGAGTCGAGCCTGATCGCCTCGCTCGAGTTCATGCGCGAGTACGACCGGGGGCTGTCGAGCGTGCGCTACCCGCGCGACGACGTGTCCGATCGGTTCGCTGATTCGTGCCCGCCATTCGAGCTCGGCAAGGCCCGACTCCTCACCGAGCCGAGCGAGAAACCCGACGCTGCCATCCTCGCCTTCGGCGTGCCGGCGCTCGCCGCGGTGCAAGCGGCCGAGGCGATGGCGGGCGACGCGAGCATCGCCGTCTACGACGCCCGCTTCGCCAAGCCCGTCGATCGCTCGCTCATCCGCGAGTTGGTCGAGGCCGGCGTGCCCATCCTGACCCTCGAAGAGCACACCCTGTTGGGCGGCTTCGGCAGCGCCGTGCTCGAAGCCATCGAAGAGATGGGCCTGAGGAACGCCGATGTCCGCCGTCACGGCATGCCCGACCGCTGGATCAAGCAGGACAGCCGCAAGGCGCAGCTGGCCGAGGTGGGGCTCGACGCGGCTGGCATTGAGAAGCAGGTGCGGGCGCTGCTGGCTGTATCAAGCGGTGCGCCGGAAGGCGTCGAGGTCTGA
- a CDS encoding MBL fold metallo-hydrolase, producing the protein MEPIDISGLVPEQGNSAALWTISLGPFESNTYVYTPDGANAWVVDPGLGPKAVIDQVKDAGLGVTAVLLTHAHADHILGLNDFMDAFAGTPLLIHEAEKDWPSDPALNLSAAFGTPFSGPEPTRLLQHGQEISIGDEAWTVRHTPGHSPGGCVFVAPGGRLAIVGDTLFSGSVGRTDFPGGDFDQLADSIRREIYSLDGSCLCLPGHGPTTTVAQERSHNPFVRR; encoded by the coding sequence ATGGAGCCCATCGATATTTCCGGACTCGTGCCCGAGCAAGGCAACAGTGCCGCCCTGTGGACGATCAGCCTGGGCCCCTTCGAGTCCAACACGTACGTCTACACGCCCGATGGCGCCAACGCGTGGGTGGTTGACCCCGGCTTGGGACCCAAGGCCGTGATCGACCAGGTCAAGGACGCCGGGCTGGGCGTCACGGCGGTCCTGCTCACCCACGCTCACGCCGACCACATCCTGGGCCTCAACGACTTCATGGACGCCTTCGCGGGGACGCCCCTGCTGATCCACGAGGCCGAGAAAGACTGGCCGAGCGACCCGGCGCTGAATCTCAGTGCCGCGTTCGGCACGCCGTTCAGCGGGCCCGAGCCCACGAGGCTGCTCCAGCACGGCCAGGAGATCTCCATCGGCGACGAGGCCTGGACCGTCCGGCACACGCCGGGCCACAGCCCGGGCGGCTGCGTGTTCGTCGCTCCCGGCGGTCGGCTGGCCATCGTGGGCGACACGCTCTTCAGCGGCAGCGTCGGGCGGACCGACTTCCCCGGCGGCGACTTCGATCAGTTGGCCGACAGCATCCGCCGCGAAATCTACTCGCTCGACGGCTCGTGCCTGTGCCTGCCGGGGCATGGCCCCACGACCACGGTGGCCCAGGAGCGGTCGCACAACCCGTTCGTACGCCGATAA
- a CDS encoding DUF4340 domain-containing protein: MPKKPVIIALAAAIIIVVASMWLLRTPSASATAGPQPVLDTDAASIVAFETTGQDGGISRVERTLLGWQLVGESGPPWAVQDGRARAAARILADLRGRPVESPGELPPVASTLTITDARGRKMSLGLREPVVGGRRVIDRIDADGTMQRFSIDEPLYEAFAQTGLSAWRDEGLLGALPGRPARIELTRGASTLELARVEGRWSLRAPVATRAGGDAVDGLLQAIARLRVERFGEPAPPLLDAAEPVTITIEADTSTPGEDPARPMRATERVILTLHGPADTGGRLTLVGVTRERAERRADASVESLGTTYVALDLEPLQQVTLEARGFVATTALEGDASLVAGLRLDDREYTRTADGWAEGEVALPTERAAALDAIAAMLTTTAMSGVELTETPQPLGRASRPVTVNATTISGDPLGSADGLTLIVVEAPGGAAGALIVGGGVTREYLDAPSLAASRAALVLSEPVVPDDDQ, from the coding sequence ATGCCCAAGAAGCCGGTGATCATTGCGTTGGCGGCGGCCATCATCATCGTGGTGGCCTCGATGTGGCTGCTGCGAACACCATCGGCCAGCGCGACCGCCGGGCCGCAGCCGGTTCTCGATACCGACGCCGCGTCGATCGTCGCCTTCGAGACAACGGGACAGGATGGCGGCATCAGCCGCGTCGAAAGGACCCTGTTGGGCTGGCAACTGGTGGGCGAGAGCGGCCCGCCGTGGGCCGTCCAGGATGGTCGAGCACGCGCCGCGGCGCGCATCCTCGCGGACCTTCGGGGCCGGCCGGTGGAAAGCCCCGGCGAGCTGCCACCGGTGGCCTCGACGCTGACCATCACCGATGCGCGAGGCCGGAAGATGTCGCTCGGCCTGCGCGAGCCGGTGGTCGGCGGGCGGCGTGTGATCGACCGCATCGACGCCGACGGCACCATGCAACGGTTCTCGATCGACGAGCCGTTGTACGAGGCGTTCGCCCAGACCGGGCTGTCGGCGTGGCGGGACGAGGGGCTGCTCGGGGCGCTGCCGGGCCGCCCGGCGCGGATCGAACTGACACGCGGCGCCTCCACGCTGGAGCTGGCGCGCGTCGAAGGCAGGTGGTCCTTACGCGCGCCGGTCGCCACCCGCGCCGGTGGCGACGCCGTCGACGGCCTGCTCCAGGCCATCGCGCGGTTGCGCGTCGAACGGTTCGGTGAGCCCGCGCCGCCTCTGCTGGACGCAGCCGAGCCGGTGACCATCACCATCGAGGCCGACACCAGCACGCCGGGCGAAGACCCCGCGCGACCGATGCGCGCCACCGAGCGCGTCATCCTGACCCTGCACGGCCCGGCGGATACGGGCGGCCGGCTCACGCTGGTTGGCGTCACGCGCGAGCGCGCGGAACGCCGAGCGGATGCGAGCGTGGAATCGCTTGGCACCACCTACGTCGCCCTCGACCTCGAACCCCTGCAACAGGTCACGCTCGAAGCCCGTGGATTCGTCGCCACCACGGCGCTGGAGGGCGACGCGTCGCTCGTCGCGGGCCTGCGGCTCGATGACCGCGAATACACACGCACCGCCGACGGCTGGGCCGAGGGCGAAGTAGCGTTGCCAACCGAACGCGCCGCGGCTTTGGATGCCATCGCCGCAATGCTCACTACAACGGCGATGTCTGGCGTAGAACTGACCGAAACCCCCCAGCCGCTGGGCCGCGCTTCGCGGCCCGTCACGGTCAACGCAACGACGATCTCGGGCGACCCCCTCGGCTCCGCCGATGGACTGACGCTCATTGTCGTCGAAGCGCCGGGCGGTGCCGCTGGTGCCCTGATCGTCGGTGGTGGCGTGACCCGCGAGTATCTCGACGCGCCGAGCCTGGCCGCGTCTCGCGCCGCACTCGTGCTGAGCGAACCGGTCGTTCCTGACGACGATCAGTAA
- a CDS encoding gamma-glutamyl-gamma-aminobutyrate hydrolase family protein (Members of this family of hydrolases with an active site Cys residue belong to MEROPS family C26.): MGQQPRIRPLIGIAGDVDIAPSSDPAAPPAPRSCCRMTYIDAIIAAGGLPIVLPPVVEQIPEQLSLVNGVLLIGGDDPRTEPFGEPTDPRITPVEELRQSYDAALIAALEGHPNLPALGVCYGMQMMALLAGGRLDQYLPDTLGEAWAAHWHKPHAIEAKLGAPNWLTTASDNPLSRHRQAVADAGSLAVAGVARDGVVEVIHNPERSFYVGIQWHPELSGNGPLGLGVYSVFVQACRG, translated from the coding sequence ATGGGCCAGCAACCAAGGATTCGCCCGCTGATCGGCATCGCCGGCGATGTCGACATCGCGCCAAGCAGCGACCCCGCGGCCCCGCCCGCCCCGCGCTCCTGCTGCCGCATGACGTACATCGATGCCATCATCGCCGCCGGGGGCCTGCCGATCGTCCTGCCGCCAGTGGTTGAGCAGATCCCCGAGCAACTTTCGCTCGTCAACGGCGTGCTGCTGATTGGTGGAGACGACCCACGCACCGAACCATTCGGCGAGCCCACGGATCCCCGCATCACGCCCGTGGAAGAACTCCGCCAGAGCTACGACGCGGCGCTCATTGCCGCGTTGGAAGGCCACCCCAACCTGCCCGCGCTCGGCGTCTGCTACGGCATGCAGATGATGGCCCTGCTGGCCGGCGGCCGGCTCGACCAGTACTTGCCCGACACGCTGGGCGAGGCCTGGGCGGCGCATTGGCACAAGCCCCACGCCATCGAGGCAAAATTGGGCGCACCAAATTGGCTCACGACAGCCTCCGATAATCCACTCAGCCGACACCGCCAAGCGGTCGCCGATGCGGGCTCACTGGCCGTGGCGGGGGTTGCGCGCGATGGGGTAGTGGAAGTTATCCACAACCCCGAGCGGTCGTTTTACGTAGGGATCCAGTGGCACCCCGAGCTTAGCGGAAACGGTCCGCTCGGTTTGGGCGTGTACAGTGTGTTCGTTCAGGCTTGCCGGGGTTAG